A window of the Butyricimonas virosa genome harbors these coding sequences:
- a CDS encoding sugar MFS transporter: MMEQKKNSYSMGIIIIGILFFIFGFVTWLNATLIPYLKIACELQHEWQGYLVTFAFYIAYFVMALPSSWVLRKTGYKNGMMLGLLVMAVGALLFIPAAMTRTYGLFLLGLFIMGTGLSVLQTASNPYVIELGPAESAAQRVSIMGICNKVAGAISPLILGSIMLKDIDLLEAKLQTMDAMQKAAELDFLASKSIVPYVVIMVSLVVLALFVRFSPLPQIEDPEEEEGSLQHSGKSSIFSFPHLWIGIVTLFLYVGVEVIAIDTIIGYAQSMKMDMDTARIFPTYGMIAMIIGYIIGIIAIPKYISQEKALACCAALGVILGICTVMLPGEISIWCLTLLSLANSLMWPAIFPLAIFGLGRHTKTGSALLIMAIAGGALLPMLYGSLTTSMGHQGAYWMMLPCYLFILYFAVAGHRVGIKHLYKK; encoded by the coding sequence ATGATGGAACAAAAGAAAAATTCTTACAGCATGGGGATTATCATTATCGGTATCCTCTTCTTTATCTTCGGGTTCGTCACGTGGTTAAATGCCACCTTGATCCCTTATCTTAAAATCGCCTGCGAGCTGCAACATGAATGGCAGGGGTACCTCGTGACCTTTGCGTTCTACATTGCCTACTTTGTCATGGCACTACCCTCATCCTGGGTACTGCGGAAAACAGGATACAAGAATGGTATGATGCTCGGCCTTCTCGTGATGGCCGTCGGCGCATTACTGTTCATCCCTGCCGCAATGACCCGCACCTACGGGTTATTCCTGCTTGGGTTATTCATCATGGGTACGGGACTATCCGTACTTCAAACAGCTTCTAACCCTTACGTGATCGAGCTTGGCCCCGCCGAGAGTGCCGCCCAGCGCGTGAGTATCATGGGTATCTGTAACAAAGTGGCCGGAGCTATCAGCCCGCTGATCCTCGGATCAATCATGCTAAAAGATATTGACCTGCTCGAAGCAAAATTACAAACAATGGATGCCATGCAAAAAGCTGCGGAACTCGACTTTTTGGCCTCCAAATCCATCGTACCATACGTCGTGATCATGGTATCACTTGTCGTGCTGGCACTATTCGTTCGTTTCTCCCCGCTTCCCCAGATCGAGGACCCGGAAGAAGAAGAAGGTAGCTTGCAACACAGCGGGAAATCAAGTATATTCAGTTTTCCCCACCTATGGATCGGGATTGTGACCCTATTCCTGTACGTGGGAGTTGAAGTGATCGCTATTGACACGATCATCGGTTACGCCCAATCCATGAAAATGGATATGGATACCGCCCGGATATTCCCAACTTACGGTATGATCGCCATGATTATCGGTTACATCATCGGAATCATCGCCATCCCGAAATACATCAGTCAGGAAAAAGCCCTTGCTTGCTGTGCTGCCCTAGGAGTTATCCTCGGAATCTGTACCGTCATGTTACCGGGAGAAATCTCCATCTGGTGCCTGACACTGTTAAGTCTGGCAAACTCACTCATGTGGCCTGCTATCTTCCCGCTTGCTATCTTCGGGTTGGGACGTCATACGAAGACCGGATCGGCCCTACTTATCATGGCCATCGCTGGGGGAGCCTTACTCCCTATGTTATACGGTTCATTAACCACTTCTATGGGACACCAAGGAGCCTACTGGATGATGTTGCCTTGCTACCTTTTCATCTTGTACTTTGCGGTAGCCGGACACCGGGTTGGAATCAAACATCTTTATAAAAAATAG
- a CDS encoding lactate utilization protein C, with the protein MGSKEDILVRLKKHAVDQVERPEMTFEPLTFFDPLVQFEKIMKAVGGNCVVLEKGQDVNEVIRNVFPDAKSIASNLPEVTCATVNPDTLDDPRELNGTDVGVIRGDFGILENGMVWINQRTRYKALFFISEALVILLDRNRLVNNMHEVYKQPAFDDFGYGCFISGPSKTADIEQALVIGAHGARAVTVILE; encoded by the coding sequence ATGGGTAGTAAAGAAGATATTTTAGTAAGGCTGAAAAAGCATGCGGTGGATCAAGTGGAACGACCGGAGATGACGTTTGAACCGTTGACTTTTTTTGATCCGCTGGTACAGTTCGAGAAGATCATGAAGGCCGTGGGAGGAAATTGCGTGGTGTTGGAGAAAGGGCAGGACGTGAACGAGGTAATCCGGAACGTGTTCCCCGATGCCAAGTCAATTGCGTCGAATTTACCGGAAGTTACATGTGCTACGGTGAATCCCGACACGTTGGATGATCCGCGGGAATTGAACGGTACGGATGTCGGGGTGATCCGGGGTGATTTCGGGATTCTGGAAAATGGGATGGTATGGATTAACCAGCGTACCCGTTACAAGGCTCTCTTTTTTATTTCCGAGGCCTTGGTGATCCTACTTGACCGGAATCGTCTGGTGAATAATATGCATGAGGTCTACAAGCAACCTGCTTTTGATGATTTCGGGTACGGTTGTTTCATTTCCGGTCCCTCGAAGACGGCCGATATTGAACAGGCGCTAGTCATCGGGGCGCACGGGGCGAGAGCGGTGACGGTGATATTGGAATAA